The Nocardioides campestrisoli genome includes a window with the following:
- a CDS encoding GNAT family N-acetyltransferase, which produces MSTPSADVSVRVAWADDAPAIAALQVRAWPELYADLVPAEALPQDPDALTPVWRESLARPSDARNRVLVALERNRVVGFALTSPAADPDCDPVRDGELSELTLDPAERRRGHGSRLLQACVDTLVADHFTRAVTWVEAGNDALRTFLTEAGWAPDGAHRELDLDGTGKHRLKQVRLHTALV; this is translated from the coding sequence ATGAGCACCCCCTCCGCCGACGTCTCGGTCCGCGTGGCCTGGGCCGACGACGCCCCCGCGATCGCCGCGCTGCAGGTCCGCGCCTGGCCCGAGCTGTACGCCGACCTGGTCCCCGCCGAGGCGCTGCCCCAGGACCCGGACGCACTGACCCCGGTCTGGCGGGAGTCGTTGGCCCGCCCCAGCGACGCGCGCAACCGGGTGCTGGTGGCGCTCGAGCGCAACCGGGTCGTCGGCTTCGCCCTCACCTCCCCCGCCGCCGACCCGGACTGCGACCCGGTGCGCGACGGCGAGCTCTCCGAGCTCACCCTGGACCCCGCCGAGCGTCGCCGGGGGCACGGCTCCCGCCTGCTCCAGGCGTGCGTGGACACCCTGGTGGCCGACCACTTCACCCGGGCCGTCACCTGGGTGGAGGCCGGCAACGACGCGCTGCGCACCTTCCTCACCGAGGCAGGCTGGGCCCCCGACGGCGCGCACCGCGAGCTCGACCTCGACGGCACCGGGAAGCACCGGCTCAAGCAGGTGCGGCTGCACACCGCGCTGGTCTGA
- the paaA gene encoding 1,2-phenylacetyl-CoA epoxidase subunit PaaA: MTATVAEGEFEQLLGSEGRIEPRDPMPEDYRRTLVRQISQHAHSEIIGMQPEGGWIDRAPSLRRKAILMAKVQDEAGHGLYLYAAAETLGVERADLVDALHAGRQKYSSIFNYPALTWADVGAIGWLVDGAAIVNQVPLCRCSYGPYARAMVRICKEESFHQRQGFEILRTLSSGTPAQHAMAQDAVDRYWWPSLMMFGPPDADSEHGARSMAWGIKRFGNDELRQRFIDQAVPQAEALGLTLPDPELRWNAERGHHDHGPIDFSELAEVVAGRGPCNQQRLAHKVRAHEEGAWVREAAAAYAAKRAAREPVR; the protein is encoded by the coding sequence ATGACGGCGACCGTGGCGGAGGGCGAGTTCGAGCAGCTGCTCGGCTCCGAGGGGCGGATCGAGCCCCGAGACCCGATGCCCGAGGACTACCGCCGCACCCTGGTGCGGCAGATCTCCCAGCACGCGCACTCCGAGATCATCGGCATGCAGCCCGAGGGCGGCTGGATCGACCGGGCGCCCAGCCTGCGGCGCAAGGCCATCCTGATGGCCAAGGTGCAGGACGAGGCGGGGCACGGCCTCTACCTCTACGCCGCCGCCGAGACCCTCGGCGTGGAGCGGGCGGACCTGGTTGACGCCCTGCACGCGGGACGGCAGAAGTACTCCTCGATCTTCAACTACCCCGCGCTCACCTGGGCCGACGTCGGAGCCATCGGCTGGCTCGTGGACGGGGCCGCGATCGTCAACCAGGTGCCGCTGTGCCGCTGCTCCTACGGGCCGTACGCCCGAGCGATGGTGCGCATCTGCAAGGAGGAGTCGTTCCACCAGCGCCAGGGGTTCGAGATCCTTCGCACGCTCTCCTCCGGCACTCCCGCCCAGCACGCGATGGCCCAGGACGCGGTCGACCGGTACTGGTGGCCCAGCCTGATGATGTTCGGCCCGCCGGACGCGGACTCCGAGCACGGGGCGAGGTCGATGGCGTGGGGGATCAAGCGCTTCGGCAACGACGAGCTGCGCCAGCGGTTCATCGACCAGGCCGTCCCGCAGGCCGAGGCGCTGGGTCTGACGCTGCCGGACCCGGAGCTGCGCTGGAACGCGGAGCGCGGCCACCACGACCACGGCCCCATCGACTTCAGCGAGCTGGCCGAGGTCGTCGCGGGTCGCGGACCGTGCAACCAGCAGCGCTTGGCCCACAAGGTGCGGGCCCACGAGGAGGGGGCCTGGGTGCGTGAGGCGGCCGCGGCTTACGCCGCCAAGCGGGCTGCCCGGGAGCCGGTCCGATGA
- the paaB gene encoding 1,2-phenylacetyl-CoA epoxidase subunit PaaB gives MTARSDPLWEVFVRPRRGLAHAHVGSLHAPDAELALRHARDVFTRRQEGVSLWVVPSAQITASLPSERDAFFDPAADKIYRHPTFYDVPDGVEHL, from the coding sequence ATGACCGCACGCTCCGACCCGTTGTGGGAGGTCTTCGTCCGCCCCCGTCGAGGTCTCGCGCACGCCCACGTGGGCTCGCTGCACGCCCCGGACGCGGAGCTGGCGCTGCGGCACGCCCGCGACGTCTTCACCCGGCGGCAGGAAGGGGTCTCCCTGTGGGTGGTCCCCTCCGCGCAGATCACCGCCAGCCTGCCGTCGGAGCGCGACGCGTTCTTCGACCCGGCGGCCGACAAGATCTACCGGCACCCCACGTTCTACGACGTGCCCGACGGGGTGGAGCACCTGTGA
- the paaC gene encoding 1,2-phenylacetyl-CoA epoxidase subunit PaaC — MSAPSRTTGVVDLLLALGDDALVASQRLGWWISRAPELEEDLALANIALDLLGQARALLSRAGELEGRGRDEDDLAYWRDARELRNVCLVERDQRDFGVTVVRLLVLSTWQRHLYEALCASTEPVLAGVAAKAVKEVAYHQDHARLWVLRLGDGTEHSHERVQRALAQEWPWVEELFDSSWLDPQVVASGVAPDPATLRAPVLAGLTTVLEEATLELPDGPATLARGRSGLHTEELGPLLAQMQHLARSHPGASW, encoded by the coding sequence GTGAGCGCCCCGTCGCGGACCACCGGCGTCGTCGATCTGCTGCTCGCGCTCGGCGACGACGCGCTGGTGGCGAGCCAGCGGCTGGGCTGGTGGATCAGCCGGGCGCCGGAGCTGGAGGAGGACCTGGCCCTGGCCAACATCGCGCTCGACCTGCTCGGCCAGGCGCGGGCCCTGCTGAGCCGGGCCGGGGAGCTGGAGGGGCGTGGCCGCGACGAGGACGACCTGGCCTACTGGCGCGACGCCCGGGAGCTGCGCAACGTCTGCCTGGTCGAGCGGGACCAGCGTGACTTCGGCGTCACCGTGGTCCGACTCCTGGTGCTCAGCACCTGGCAGCGTCACCTCTACGAGGCGCTGTGCGCGAGCACGGAGCCGGTGCTCGCGGGCGTGGCGGCCAAGGCCGTCAAGGAGGTCGCCTACCACCAGGACCACGCGCGGCTGTGGGTGCTCCGGCTCGGGGACGGCACCGAGCACTCGCACGAGCGGGTCCAGCGCGCGCTGGCGCAGGAGTGGCCGTGGGTCGAGGAGCTCTTCGACTCCTCCTGGCTCGATCCCCAGGTGGTGGCCTCGGGCGTCGCGCCGGATCCCGCCACCCTGCGGGCACCGGTCCTCGCCGGGCTCACGACCGTGCTCGAGGAGGCGACCCTGGAGCTGCCCGACGGCCCCGCGACGCTCGCCCGCGGTCGTTCGGGGCTACACACCGAGGAGCTCGGTCCGCTGCTGGCCCAGATGCAGCACCTGGCCCGGTCCCACCCGGGGGCGTCGTGGTGA
- the paaD gene encoding 1,2-phenylacetyl-CoA epoxidase subunit PaaD, whose protein sequence is MAAQVPDPELPVLTLEDLGILREVTEDDRGRVHVRITPTYSGCPAVETIREDLVAVLTGAGYQQVVVELVLAPAWTTDWITPQGLSRLAEHGIAPPGPAPGSRPGSGSSSGPVPLAWGVRCPQCGSVSTRELSRFGSTACKALWVCRDCREPFDRFKPL, encoded by the coding sequence GTGGCAGCCCAGGTGCCGGATCCCGAGCTGCCGGTGCTCACGCTCGAGGACCTGGGGATCCTCCGCGAGGTCACCGAGGACGACCGGGGCCGGGTGCACGTCCGGATCACCCCGACGTACTCCGGATGTCCCGCGGTCGAGACGATCCGCGAGGACCTGGTGGCGGTGCTCACCGGCGCCGGCTACCAGCAGGTCGTGGTCGAGCTCGTGCTGGCGCCGGCCTGGACCACGGACTGGATCACTCCGCAGGGGCTGAGCCGGCTCGCCGAGCACGGGATCGCGCCGCCCGGTCCGGCGCCGGGTAGTAGGCCTGGTAGTGGGTCGAGCAGTGGGCCGGTGCCGCTCGCCTGGGGGGTGCGGTGCCCCCAGTGCGGCAGCGTCAGCACCCGCGAGCTCAGCCGGTTCGGCTCCACCGCGTGCAAGGCCCTGTGGGTCTGCCGGGACTGCCGCGAGCCCTTCGACCGGTTCAAGCCGCTGTGA
- a CDS encoding 2Fe-2S iron-sulfur cluster-binding protein — protein sequence MSTQTSRSGARTGRSAARPAVAHLLEVEEVRRLTAEAVAITFTVPEHLRADYAFEAGQHVAVVGADGTRRPFSLCSSPASGRWQIGVKRLPGGAFSDAEVSRLRPGDRLEVLTPSGRFVAVPDPGRSARYVALAAGSGITPVLSIATALLEEEPGSQVTLICADRTAASAMFLDELHDLKDRFLSRLQLVHVLSREQGEVPLLSGRLDTARLDALLDVFVDRAEVDEWFLCGPQAMVTDLGEHLRRRGAAAVRSELFHAEVAPDSGPAPSTLGTGPASGDRACRVTVRLGGRSSELLLAPGGESVLDAAAVVRRDVPYACKGGVCGTCRARVVSGAVEMAANYALEPDEVAEGYVLTCQSRPTGGPVVLDYDA from the coding sequence GTGAGCACCCAGACGTCCCGCTCCGGCGCGCGGACCGGGCGGAGCGCCGCCCGGCCGGCGGTCGCGCACCTGCTCGAGGTCGAGGAGGTGCGTCGCCTGACGGCCGAGGCGGTGGCCATCACCTTCACGGTGCCCGAGCACCTGCGCGCCGACTACGCCTTCGAGGCCGGGCAGCACGTGGCCGTGGTGGGCGCGGACGGGACTCGGCGACCGTTCTCCCTGTGCAGCTCGCCCGCCTCCGGCCGCTGGCAGATCGGCGTGAAGCGACTGCCCGGCGGGGCGTTCAGCGACGCGGAGGTGTCCCGGCTGCGCCCCGGCGACCGGCTGGAGGTGCTGACTCCCTCCGGCCGGTTCGTGGCGGTCCCGGACCCGGGGCGCTCCGCCCGCTACGTCGCTCTCGCCGCCGGCTCGGGGATCACGCCGGTGCTCTCCATCGCCACCGCTCTGCTGGAGGAGGAGCCGGGCTCGCAGGTCACCCTGATCTGCGCCGACCGGACTGCGGCGAGCGCGATGTTCCTCGACGAGCTGCACGACCTCAAGGACCGGTTCCTGTCCCGGCTCCAGCTGGTGCACGTGCTCTCCCGGGAGCAGGGGGAGGTGCCGCTCCTCTCGGGGCGGCTGGACACCGCCCGGCTGGACGCCCTGCTCGACGTCTTCGTGGACCGCGCCGAGGTCGACGAGTGGTTCCTGTGCGGCCCGCAGGCGATGGTGACCGACCTGGGGGAGCACCTGCGCCGGCGGGGGGCGGCGGCGGTCCGCTCCGAGCTCTTCCATGCGGAGGTCGCCCCGGACTCCGGCCCGGCCCCCTCGACACTCGGCACCGGGCCCGCGTCCGGCGACCGGGCCTGCCGGGTCACCGTGCGTCTGGGCGGGCGCAGCAGCGAGCTGCTGCTCGCTCCGGGTGGCGAGAGCGTGCTGGATGCCGCGGCGGTGGTGCGCCGCGACGTGCCGTACGCCTGCAAGGGCGGCGTCTGCGGCACCTGCCGGGCGCGGGTCGTCTCGGGTGCGGTGGAGATGGCGGCCAACTACGCGCTGGAGCCCGACGAGGTCGCCGAGGGCTACGTGCTGACCTGTCAGTCCCGGCCCACCGGTGGGCCGGTCGTGCTCGACTACGACGCCTGA